In the genome of Pseudomonas fluorescens, the window GGTGCTGTCCCTGCACAGCGTCGTGGTCCGCCCGCAAATCGACGGCATCCTCACCAGACTGCTGGTCAAGGAGGGCCAACTGGTGAAAAAAGGTGACCTGCTGGCCACCATCGACGACCGGTCGATCCGCGCCAGCCTCGACCAGGCCCGGGCACAATTGGGCGAAAGCCAGGCGCAACTGCAAGTGGCGCTGGTCAACCTCAAGCGCTACAAGCTGTTGAGTGTCGACGACGGCGTGTCCAAGCAGACTTACGACCAGCAACAAGCCCTGGTCAACCAGCTCAAGGCCACCGCCCAAGGTAACCAGGCCTCGATTGACTCCGCCGAGGTACAGCTTTCCTACACACAAATTCGCTCCCCGGTCAGCGGTCGTGTCGGCATTCGTACCGTCGACGAAGGCAACTTCCTGCGCATGACCGACACCAAGGGCCTGTTCACGGTGACCCAGATCGACCCGATCGCCGTGGAATTCTCCCTGCCGCAGCAAATGCTGCCGACCCTGCAAGGCCTGATCAACGACCCACAGCACGCCCGGGTCAAGGCCTACATCGGTGCCGACGGCGAAACCGGCAACCTGCTCGGGGAGGGCCACCTGACCCTGATCGACAACCAGATCAACGCCAGCACCGGCACCATCCGCGCCAAGGCCGAGTTCGATAATCCGAGGCAGAAGCTCTGGCCGGGTCTGCTGGTGACGGTAAAGATTCAGACAGCCCTGGATAAAGATGCGCTGGTGGTGCCGCCGACAGTCGTACAACGCGGCCTCGACCAGCACTTCGTGTACCGGGTCAATGGCGACAAGGTCGAAGCCGTGCAGGTGCAGATGGTTTATCAAGGCAGCGGCCAGGACATCATCAAGGGTGTGAAGCCCGGTGATGTACTGGTCAGCGATGGTCAGTCGCGGCTCAAGCCCGGCGCTACTGTGCAAGTGCTGACCGAGCCGCCTCAAGTGGTGCGATCGGAGGCGGCGCAATGAAGGGCCATGGTTCGGTTTCAGCCTGGTGCATCGACCACCCGGTGGCCACGGTCCTGCTGACGTTCGCCCTGGTGCTGCTGGGTGTCATCGCGTTTCCGCGCCTTCCGGTAGCGCCGTTGCCGGAGGCAGAATTCCCGACCATCCAGGTGGCCGCGCAACTGCCCGGCGCCAGCCCGGAAACCATGGCTTCCTCGGTGGCCACCCCCCTGGAAGTGCAATTCAGCGCGATTCCCGGCGTGACCCAGATGACATCGAGCAGCGCCCTCGGCTCGACCATCCTGACCCTGCAATTCACCCTCGATAAAAGCATCGACACCGCGGCCCAGGAAGTGCAGGCCGCGATCAACACCGCCGCGGGCAAACTGCCCAAGGACATGCCGAACCTGCCGACCTGGCGCAAGGTCAACCCGGCCGACAGCCCGGTGCTGATCCTCAGCGTCAACTCGTCGCTGATGCCAGGCCCTGAGCTCAGCGACCTGACGGAAACCCTGTTGTCCCGTCAGCTCAGTCAGGTCGACGGTGTAGGCCAGGTCGTCATCACCGGTCAGCAGCGTCCGGCGATTCGCGTCCAGGTTTCGGCGGACAAGCTCGCGGCCATCGGCCTGACCCTCGCGGACATTCGCCTGGCGATCCAGCAGACCAGCCTCAACCTGGCCAAAGGGGCGCTGTACGGGGAGTCGAGCATCTCGACCCTGTCCACCAACGACCAGTTGTTCCACCCGGAGGACTACAGCCAGCTAATTGTTTCCTACAAGGACGGTGCACCGGTTCATCTGCGCGATGTCGCCAAAGTCGTCAACGGTTCGGAAGATGCCTACATCCAGGCTTGGGCGGGCTCGCAACCGGGGGTCAACCTGGTGATCTTCCGCCAACCAGGCGCCAACATCGTCGAGACCGTGGACCGCATTCAGGCCGCCTTGCCGGCACTGGAAGCGATGCTCCCCGCCTCGGTGCAGGTCAAGACGCTGATCGACCGCACCCAGACCATCCGTGCCTCGCTGCATGAAGTGGAAATCACCCTGCTGATTGCAATCATGCTGGTGGTGGCGGTGATGGCGCTGTTCCTGCGCCAACTGTCGGCCACGCTGATCGTGTCGGCAGTGCTCGGCGTGTCACTGATCGCCAGTTTCGCGCTGATGTATGTGATGGGCTTCAGCCTGAACAACCTGACCCTGGTGGCGATCGTGGTCGCCGTGGGCTTTGTGGTGGACGATGCGATCGTGGTGGTGGAGAACATCCACCGGCATCTCGAGGCCGGTGACGGCATGCGCGAGGCGGCGATCAAAGGCGCTGGCGAGATCGGATTTACCGTGGTTTCGA includes:
- a CDS encoding efflux RND transporter periplasmic adaptor subunit is translated as MRIQKKSALLVALLIVLAALGLWYATKPAKAKLATPTAIPVRVVAVAEKDVPRYVSGIGSVLSLHSVVVRPQIDGILTRLLVKEGQLVKKGDLLATIDDRSIRASLDQARAQLGESQAQLQVALVNLKRYKLLSVDDGVSKQTYDQQQALVNQLKATAQGNQASIDSAEVQLSYTQIRSPVSGRVGIRTVDEGNFLRMTDTKGLFTVTQIDPIAVEFSLPQQMLPTLQGLINDPQHARVKAYIGADGETGNLLGEGHLTLIDNQINASTGTIRAKAEFDNPRQKLWPGLLVTVKIQTALDKDALVVPPTVVQRGLDQHFVYRVNGDKVEAVQVQMVYQGSGQDIIKGVKPGDVLVSDGQSRLKPGATVQVLTEPPQVVRSEAAQ